From the genome of Phytohabitans rumicis, one region includes:
- a CDS encoding acyl carrier protein has product MLGVDVGPEDNFFDLGGTSVRMAAVHAALHAELGREIPLLALYEHATTRALAGYLGGNRPAPARSSRSRSSAAAEERDRRLAARRAR; this is encoded by the coding sequence GTGCTCGGGGTCGACGTCGGTCCCGAGGACAACTTCTTCGACCTGGGCGGCACCTCGGTGCGGATGGCCGCCGTCCACGCCGCCCTGCATGCGGAGCTCGGGCGCGAGATCCCGCTGCTGGCCCTCTACGAGCACGCGACCACCCGAGCCCTCGCCGGCTACCTCGGCGGAAACCGCCCGGCCCCGGCGCGGTCGTCCCGGTCGCGCTCCTCGGCGGCCGCCGAGGAGCGCGACCGGCGGCTCGCCGCCCGGCGCGCCCGCTGA